The window GGCGCGAAGAAGAGCGCGGGCGCGATTGCGATGATAAGCGAGATTTGGAGCGACGGAATAAACGGCTGCATTTTTCTCATGCATGATGAAATGGCTCCCCGGCCTGCTTACGGAGTATGATATAGGTTATATAAGTCAGACGGGCGATGCCCTTTCCGCAGGCCGGATGTTCTCTGAATGAACGAGGCTGAGATAGTCCATAGCGTAAGACTTTGTCAAGCGCATGGGTGAAACACCCAGGCAGGCTAATAGACCAGAGCAGAACGCTCGGCGACCCAGCCTGAGATGTCGCGCAGGACGGCGTCCTTTTCCCAGTCGTTCCAGAGGAGGTGGTAGGACTCCGGGTAGTGCAGGTGCTGCTTGTCGGTGGACGGGATCAGGTCATACCAGCGGGCGACCTGCTCGGGGCGGATGAAAACATCCTGGCCGGCGGAGAGGACGAGGGTCGGCACCGTGATGCCGGTGGCGAGCTGCGGAGTGGAATCCATCAGGCGGCTGAAGGCGCTGAGGAAGCCAATGGTGAAGACCGGGATGTAATGCGACGAGGCGCGGATGCGCGCGATGTGCTCCTCGTCCCGGGTGACGGGGATGGGCTTCGACTTGCCGGTGACGAACAGGCCAGGATGCAGCCGCAGGTTGGGTGCGAGACGGGCGGCGAACCGGACGATGGCCCGGACAGGTGGCGGGGTGGGATTCTTCAATTCCACCACGGGGACCGAAAGAATCGCTCCGGCGATATCTGGACCGATCGCCTTGCGGTGGAGCAGGTGGGAGAGAAGGAGCGAGCCCATGCTCTCGCCGCACCAGAAGACCGGGCTGCCCCCTGCGCGGGATCGGACGAAATCGCCGAAGGCCACGATGTCCTTCTCCAAGGCTGCGAGATCGAAAAAGGCTCCCCGCCGACGAGTCACGGGGTCGTGTCCCTGGCCGCGCAGGTTCATCGCGTATACGGAAAGGCCCTGCCCCGAGAGATGCCGGGCGAGCGTCTCAAAGTCGGTGGCCGCACCGCCCAGGCCGTGGATGCAGATGACGGTACCGCGCTCGCTGCCGACGGGCTCCCAGTGATGGCAGGGAAAGGTTACGCCATCGGGAGCGATCCATGGAAATTCCATAAAGGGAGTTTCGGATTGCTTTTCCCATAGCGCCACCCGCATTTTTCAAGAAATGCGAAAACTTCTCACCGCCCTAGCTCTCGTCATCGCTGCCACGCCTGTTTTTGCGGGACGTCTCGATATCGCCGTCATCCAGTTTGGAAGCGAACGGACTCCGGAAGAACTCGCTGCGGCCCTTTCTCGCACAAACCTCAGCGAGATCACCAATTCGGATCGTACGATCACGAATGAGAGTGAGCTGAAAGCTGGCAACGTGCTCTTTGCCCAGTCCTTTGTCGCGTCGCCTGGTGCGCGCTTTGCCACCTCCACCCGGCTGGGCAACCAGCGTGCGGATGTCGAGGGTCAGCTCGGCTCCGGTCGGGTGTCGGTCAACATCGACATCATTGAAGGAGTGAAGCTCGGCCTGCGCAACTACGCAACGTCGAAC of the Terrimicrobium sacchariphilum genome contains:
- a CDS encoding alpha/beta fold hydrolase; translation: MEFPWIAPDGVTFPCHHWEPVGSERGTVICIHGLGGAATDFETLARHLSGQGLSVYAMNLRGQGHDPVTRRRGAFFDLAALEKDIVAFGDFVRSRAGGSPVFWCGESMGSLLLSHLLHRKAIGPDIAGAILSVPVVELKNPTPPPVRAIVRFAARLAPNLRLHPGLFVTGKSKPIPVTRDEEHIARIRASSHYIPVFTIGFLSAFSRLMDSTPQLATGITVPTLVLSAGQDVFIRPEQVARWYDLIPSTDKQHLHYPESYHLLWNDWEKDAVLRDISGWVAERSALVY